In Spiroplasma sp. SV19, one DNA window encodes the following:
- a CDS encoding PTS transporter subunit EIIC, translated as MKWSNKNKNLSKEKDTRSWKQKSLDGIIKAGSAFGNNRFLVAIRDSFMLPFSLTTGAAIPLILANLFFSSTSVITAIPGVKDSEGMMWVNLIIGQPLSDVFWAVMSGFSIYLCAGMGYFLAKSYGKDGIIAAALAIACYFALKPLENIAIVGTTDQTISTNYLGNNGILIALLSSMLATYVYVKLMNVKWLIPKLPDSVPPMVAKAFAAIFVCGIVILMFSMINQIWFIIATKAGVTGATDIIQADGTIIHQTRSLSTLFVALEFILSGPLQNLSQGIGTTILISLLVAFFWFFGIHGTNVLTPITSIIWDANVLKNTAYWSKFTQGVADGTIPNDASYWKYPIEIQGQLQYGLMAIPMAGLGYVGGTGATLGFLIGIFIFSKVKVHREIAKLAIVPGIFGINEPVNFGVPIVLNPIYFIPYVFGFCLVYTLGHVWILIHWIRPAVIWTPTMPYGLNIFFATAYDWWSLLVAVIQLALSFFVWLPFVWIGPKFEEKMAKAMEEKAQKKDNLSTTLESSKQLTEEKDN; from the coding sequence ATGAAATGAAGTAATAAAAACAAAAATTTATCAAAAGAAAAAGATACTCGTTCTTGAAAGCAAAAATCATTGGATGGAATTATTAAAGCTGGTTCTGCTTTTGGAAATAATCGTTTTTTAGTTGCAATTCGGGATTCTTTTATGCTGCCATTTTCCTTAACAACAGGAGCAGCAATTCCATTAATTTTGGCAAACTTATTTTTTTCAAGTACATCTGTGATTACTGCCATTCCGGGAGTAAAAGATTCAGAAGGAATGATGTGAGTAAACTTAATTATTGGCCAGCCATTATCTGATGTCTTTTGAGCAGTTATGAGTGGTTTTTCAATTTATTTGTGTGCTGGAATGGGATATTTTTTAGCAAAGTCATATGGGAAAGATGGGATTATTGCTGCGGCATTAGCCATTGCTTGTTATTTTGCTTTAAAACCGTTAGAAAATATTGCCATTGTTGGTACTACTGATCAAACAATTAGTACTAACTATTTGGGAAACAATGGAATTTTAATTGCATTACTTTCTAGTATGTTAGCAACTTATGTTTATGTTAAATTAATGAATGTTAAATGATTAATTCCCAAACTTCCTGATTCAGTGCCGCCAATGGTTGCTAAAGCTTTTGCTGCTATTTTTGTTTGTGGAATTGTTATTTTAATGTTTTCAATGATTAATCAAATTTGGTTTATTATTGCCACAAAAGCAGGTGTTACTGGTGCAACTGATATTATTCAAGCTGACGGAACAATTATTCATCAAACTCGTTCATTATCAACACTTTTTGTAGCCTTAGAATTTATTTTGTCTGGACCATTACAAAATTTATCACAAGGAATTGGAACAACAATTCTAATTTCGTTGTTAGTAGCATTTTTTTGGTTTTTTGGGATTCATGGGACTAATGTCTTAACGCCAATTACATCAATTATTTGGGATGCTAATGTTTTAAAAAATACGGCATATTGGTCAAAATTTACCCAAGGAGTTGCAGATGGGACAATTCCTAATGATGCAAGTTATTGAAAATACCCAATTGAAATCCAAGGGCAATTACAGTATGGCTTAATGGCCATTCCAATGGCTGGTTTGGGTTATGTTGGGGGAACAGGAGCAACATTAGGATTCTTAATTGGAATTTTCATTTTTTCAAAAGTTAAAGTTCATCGTGAAATTGCTAAATTAGCAATTGTCCCGGGAATTTTTGGTATTAATGAGCCTGTTAATTTTGGGGTTCCAATTGTTTTAAATCCAATTTATTTTATCCCATATGTTTTTGGTTTTTGTTTGGTTTACACTCTTGGCCATGTTTGAATTCTGATTCATTGGATTAGACCAGCTGTAATATGAACTCCAACCATGCCATATGGTCTAAATATCTTTTTTGCCACCGCCTATGATTGATGGAGTCTTCTTGTTGCCGTCATTCAGTTGGCTTTATCGTTTTTTGTTTGGTTACCATTTGTTTGAATTGGGCCAAAATTTGAAGAAAAAATGGCTAAAGCAATGGAAGAAAAAGCACAAAAGAAAGATAATTTATCAACAACATTAGAAAGTTCAAAACAATTAACAGAAGAAAAAGATAACTAG
- a CDS encoding PTS sugar transporter subunit IIB, with the protein MKNIRILLSCSFGFSTSILVKKMENYFKTKSYPFTVEALNETSAISVIENYDVILIGPQVSYLLKKFKAAANEQIPVYIMETRSYGLQKVDLIIEKMLADMKEDGFLNEA; encoded by the coding sequence TTGAAAAACATACGAATTTTATTATCATGTAGTTTCGGTTTTTCAACTTCAATTTTGGTTAAAAAAATGGAGAACTACTTTAAAACAAAATCATATCCATTTACTGTTGAAGCTTTAAATGAAACAAGTGCAATATCAGTAATTGAAAATTATGATGTTATTTTAATTGGACCACAAGTTAGTTATTTGTTAAAAAAATTTAAAGCAGCAGCAAACGAGCAAATTCCTGTTTATATTATGGAAACAAGATCATATGGTTTACAAAAAGTGGATTTAATTATTGAAAAAATGTTGGCAGATATGAAGGAAGATGGATTTTTAAATGAAGCCTAA